CGATTGGGGTGGAGGAGTCGGCGGGGTGCTGTTCACGATCCGCTCCGGCCAGCGCTCCTACAATGCCTACAATTCCCGCGGCGATGTGGTTTCGACCTCCGGCGACAGCGGCACCGCCACGTGGCAGACGACCTACGAGGCATTCGGCACCCGCACGGCGGAGGACGGCAGCAATGCCGGGCGCCAGCGGGCCAACACCAAGGACGAGGATCCCACCGGCCTGCTCAACGAAGGCCACCGCTACCGCGACCTCGAGGCCGGGGTGTTCATCTCGCGCGATCCGGCGGGCTTCGTGGACGGCCCGAATGTTTACGCCTATGTGAGGCAGAACCCGTGGAGCGCGTTCGATCCAGAAGGCTTGTTCATGCAGTCCTTCGGTGATTGGGCCGCGGAAAAGTTCGGAGCCCCACCCGCGCCAGTAGCCTTCATGGCCAAGCACTCGGGCAAGGTGACCGGAACTGTCCACGCGATCAATGGAGCCGCAAGCTTCGTGCCAGTTCTCGGTAAGGTGGCGGACGGGCTCGACGCCGCGGTATTGGCTGCGGAAGGCGACTACACCGGGGCCGCGGTAACTGCGGGCGGCGGCAAGGCCGGTCAGCTTGCAGCCAAGGGCTTTAAGGCGGCAAGCACCGCGGTGAAGATAGCGTCCCACGCTGAGGATACCGCGAAGGCCCTCAAAGTTGCCGCAACCTCAGCGGATGCCGCCAAAACGGCCCGAAACGTCACCGAGGAATCCGCAAATCTGGCGGAGACACTGAGTTCCGGCGGTCAGGGGCTGGGGTTCAGCTACAAGCAGGCCGCAAATAATACAGTAAGGCAGTTTGGCGGACTAAAATTCAGAGCTGTCCGCGATCTTGGGCATGTGGATGATGCTACTCTAAAGGCGATGCAGAAGCACGGCTTTGCAGCGAAAACGAAAAATGGTGATCCAATCGTCTTACATCACCATCAGCAGAATCCGGCTGGTCCGATCATTGAGATGCCCGCGCCAAACCATTCCATCGGAAACACGAAGCAGCATCCTTTCGGAAATCAGAAGGGTATGGGCCTCACGCCTGAACAACGCGATGCCTTTAACAAGACTCGCGTCGAATATTGGAAGCAACGCGCTACAGATGAATTGAACCGTCGAGGAAACTAATGAACCAGACAACTTGGCAAAAACTAGATGAAATGTTCGCTGAAGCATCCTTTATGAGGGCTGAGCCTGTGGAGGAATCTGAGGTAGTCGAAGCCGCTCGGGTCTTCGGATTCCAACTTCCAGAGGACTATCAGCAGTTCGTCTGCCGCTATGGCGGCGCGACTGTCGGCCCTTTCAGTATCTATGGGCTGAGGGCTGCGGATACTATGGGGCCTAGCGAGGCTTCGGCGTTTGAGGTTACCAAGCGATTCCGCTCCGAAGGCTGGCAGGGTGTTGCGGATGCCTTGGTAATTTCCGCTGATCACTCTGGAAATCCTGTTTATCTGAAGCCGAACGGAGAGATTTGGATTACGGACCATGATTTCGGAGGCACCTCCAAGATCGCGGATCACTTCGAGGACTACCTGTTGAACAAGTGCTTGGGCTAACGCCGCGTATAGTGGAGCCAAGGCTACTCCCAATCCTAATACTGCTGCTGGAGTTGGTTTTGGGGGCTCGCGCCGGGGACTCTCATAGCAGACGGTACAATTCCCGGGGAGCGCGCCAGTCCAAAAGAGCCGGTGTGGCGGACCGCTTCAGCCGATATCCCAAACCTCGGAAGATCCGGAGGTGGAGCCGGCGGCAGAGCGGTCGCGGGATTCCTCGATGTGCTTCTCGATGCAACTGAGGATGGTGCCGAATTCGGAAGTCTTGCTGACGAAGGGCAGGCCGCCGGTCTGGGTTTCGCCATCCGGAGTGTCCGGATTCTCTTCGACCAGAGCGGTCAGCATGACGACGGCGAGGTCCTTGAGCTCGGGATCGGCGCGGAACTGGGCGACGACATCGCCCCCGTCGAGACCGGGCATGACCACGTCGATGACGCAGAGCTCCGGCTGGAATTCCTTCGCGGCCTTCAGGGCGCGGGAGGAATCGTTGACCTCCATCACTTCGAAATTACCCACCTCTTCGAGATTCGCTTTGAGGAGGGCGGTGAAGTCCGGTTCGTCGTCGATGATGAGAATCCGGGTGGTATCCATAATCTCACTTCTAACCTAGCAGCGAGAGAGAAGCAAGAAGCGTGAAGCTCGGGAGCGTGATTTACGCCTTGAGAGTGACGGACGCGCGGACGCCGCCTTCGGGCCGGTTCTCGAGTTCGAGGGTGCCGCTGTGGAGATCGACGATCTTGCGGCAGACGGCGAGGCCGAGACCCGTGCCGGTGCCCGTGGGCTTGGTGGTGAAGAAGGGATCGAAGAGTTTCGACATGTTTCCTTCCTCGATGCCGGTGCCCGTGTCGTCGATCTCGATGCGGACGACGCGATCGCCCTCGCGCAGGTGGCCGGCGGTGCGGACGCCTTCATCGCGGCGGACGCCGCTGAGGATGTTGCTGTAGGCACGCACCACCAGGGTCCCGCCCTCCGGCATGGCGTGCATGGCATTGATCATGAGATTGACCAGCACTTGTTCCATCTTGGTGGCATCCACCGCCACCGAGGGTAATTCGGAATCGAGTTCCTTGATCAGTTTCACATGAGCCTGGCGGAGCGGGTATTCAACCAGCGCAAGTGCATCCCCGATCACTTCGGTGATGTCCTTGGGCTCGACCGAGAGCTGGCGGGCGGAGGAGTAATCCACGAGGCCCTTCACGATCTTCTTCGCACGGTCGATGCCGCGCTTCATGCGCTCGATCGTTTCAGTGCCTTGCACGTCTTCCTCCGGGACACGGCGCGCGAGGAGTTCGATCCCCATGCCAATCATGGCGAGCGGGTTCTTCACTTCGTGAGCGACACCGGCCGCCAGACGGCCGACGGATTCCATCTTCTCCGCTTGGATGAGTTGCTCTTGGGCGCGGCGCAGATCGTCGTTCGCATGGATGAGGTCGTCGTTCAACCGGTGCATCGATTGCTCGGCAGCCTTGCGATCGGTGATGTCGGTGGAGATTGAACCGATCGCCTTCAACTCCCCGCGGAGATCGCGCAGGGGGAACTTCATCGAGACGTAAGTACGGGGCTCGTTGTCGACATAGAGTTCCTCATCCATTTGGAGCGCTTCGCCTCGCTCCGCAACGAGGATGTCGTGCTTGCGGAACTTGTCCGCGGCCGCCTTGTCCGCCATCAGCTGGTGATCGGTGAAGCCGAGGACATCCTTTCGCTCGAGGCCGAAGAGAGCCTCGAAGCCGCGGTTCACCATGAGATAGCGGCCCTTGAGATCCTTCATCGCGATGACTGCGGGACTATTGTCGATCATCTCCTGCATGCGCTGCTCGGCTTGGATCGCCTTCTCCTGCGCGCGACGTTGCTCGGTGACATCTCGGTCCATCCCGACGATGCCCCATGGCTTGCCGTCGGCATCATGCAGCAGCACCTTGGTGGTGACGAAGTAATGGAGGTCACCCTTGCGGAGTTCGAGATGCCATTCGCGGTTGAGCACGGGATCGCCGGTTTCGACCATGCGAAGGTCTTCTTCCTTGCCGGTGCGGACGACGACCTCCGGAAAGTAATCCGCAGGTGTCTTCCCGATCATGTCTTCCGGCGATTTGGCACCGACCCAGTCCGCCATGGCCTTGTTCACTACGAGATAGCGGCGCTGGAGATCGCGGGCGAAGATCTTGTCCGGGAAGCCATCGATGAGGGAGCGTAGCATGTTCCGTTCGCGCTCAAGGATGTGCTGGGTCTCGACCAGCTCGCTCACGTCGCTGGACATGCCGAAGGTGCCGATGATGTGACCGGCTCGATCACGGAAGGGCATCTTGTTGGTAAGCACCCAGCCGACCTTGCCATCCGGGAAGATCTCGCGTTCCACCAGTCCGGTGATGGAGGCTCCGGTCTTCACGATCTGCATCTCCACCGACCGGGCTTCATCCGCATGCTCGGGTCCGAAGAGGTCGTGGTCGGTCTTGCCCACGAGATCCTCCGGATGCCCGCGGCCGACCCAGGCGGCCATGCTCTGGTTCACTCGCAGGAAGCGAGACTTGGTATCCTTGAAATAGATGTTGGCCGGAACATTCGCCATGAGCATCTCGAAGTAGTGCTCCAGCTCGTCGCGGGACTGTCGGCCTTGCTCCAATTTCCCTTCGAGCTCGCGGTTGATCTCGGCCAAGCGGACGACGGCGGATTCATCTCCTCCCCCTGAGATGCCGCCCCGGCCCCGGCTGCCGGTGAGGTAACCTGCGGCAAGCAAGACCACGGCACCCGCACTGATCCTGCCCGCGGTGAGGGCCGGCCCCGTCATCAGCCAGACAGTGCCGCCGAAGATCGCGGCAGCGGCGACGAGACCACCTGCTGGAGGATGGATTTTCACCATCTCTATCAGAACACGGGAAAGGTCCGGTGTAAATGCGCGAATGAAATGCTGCCGGCGACCCCGCAGCTTCAGCAGAGGCGCACCATGTCCTTCACGAACTGACCCCACAGGAAGAGGAGGCCGCGGAAGGAATACTCGAAGTGACCATCCCCGGTTTCGCGGATGATTCCCGCCTTCAGGTTATGGCGGATCTGGGTCTTCATCTCCGCTTCGATCGACTCCTCGATCTCATCGGGGTCCGGCATGCGCAGGGCATCCGCCTCGATGTTCATGCGGCGGAGGAAGCGCTGGTGATCCTGGAGGATCTCATGGAAGCAGGCCCGCTCGCAGGGCACGTGATTCCAGCGCATATTCCCGGGGCACTTGAGGGTGGGGGAGAAGGGGAAGTTGGTGGTGCGGAGGATGCGCCCGGCGCTATCACGGGAGGTCACCGAGATGAAGGCGAAGGCGACATCGCCTTGCTCGCAGAGGCAGACCGCACTCACGGCCCGCTCCTCCGGATGCCAGAAAAGGCGGAAGTGCTGCTTCATGCCACCCCATTCCCAGCCGCAGTCATCCACGTGCTCGAAGCCCGCCTCCTCCATGGCGGAAGCCGCCTCCACCGCATTCGGGAAGAAGGAGGGATCCGGCACCTCGCGCTGGCGGAGCCGATTCTCCATCGGCAGGCGCATGCGGCGGATGCGGGTGAGCAGCTCGACCCAAGGAAGGAAGAACCAGACCGCAACACCCGCGATACCCCACCACATGCAGTCGGTGAGGAAGAAGACCGCCATGAAACTGGCGCCTAAGAAGACCACCGCCCCCACCTTCCGGACCATCGCCTTCCGCGCCGAGCGCAGGGCGAGCGCAAGGATGAAGAGGCCGATGACGATGAGGCAGGATTGCATGGAGCTGCGGGAGGGCGGAAACCAAGCGCCCCTTGACCCTTCGTCAAGGCAGACCTGGAGGAGAGCGTGTGATTGCCGTCGCAGCACTTCTCCGCGCGATTCCGGGCCCTGTCCAGTGAATCGTCACATTCGCGGAGCGCACGAACGGGGGGCGATTTCGGACGGGTGCGGGAAGGGTGGATTCGCGGGTGACAGGGCCGGATCGGTGGGACAGCTTCCGCCATGGCCATCGAGCGCTACGAATCCTACAGCCCCCAGATCGATCCCAGCGCCTTCATCGCCGCGAGCGGAGACGTGATCGGGCGCGTGAAGCTGGGGGCAGAAAGCAGCGTCTGGTACAACGCCACGGTCCGCGGCGACATCAACGAGATCGTGATCGGGCCCCGCTCGAACGTGCAAGACAGCGCGGTGATCCATGTCTCCGACGACCTGCCGACCATCATCGGCGAGCTGGTGACCGTCGGCCACTCCGCCATCCTCCATGCCTGCACGATCAAGGACGAGGTGCTGGTGGGCATGGGCGCCATCGTGCTGGACGGCGCGGTGATCGGCGAGCGTTCGATCATCGGGGCCGGAGCCCTGGTGACGGGCGGAACGGTGGTCCCGCCTGGATCGCTGGTGCTCGGTTCCCCGGCGAAGGTAGTGCGCACACTCTCCCCCGAGGAGCAGGAGAAGGTGAAGGTCTGGGCGGAAAAATACGTGACCCAATCGAAGAAGTATCTGGCAAGGGATTGAGCTCCAGCGAGGGCTGGAAGCATCGAATCTACGAACTATTTAATTATTAACAAAAGCGAACTGTTAGACGGAACGTTGACATTTGTTAGTATTTTAGGGTGAGAATGTAGGGTCGCCATGCACACCCACACCCTACATGAACACACCCCTGACTCGTCCCCTGCGGCTGAAGGCCCTCCTTCTGGCCGCCGGTTCTTGCCTCCCGCTGCATGCGGCGGAATTGGCATTCACCCTCCTCCCGGAGGCCGATAATCAGCAGCTCGGTTCGAACTTCGCCGCCGTCGGAGACATCAACGGCGACGGCACGGTCGATCTGGCAATCTCCGATCCCGGCTACCGCTCTAGTGGCCAGTTCGCATCGGGCGTCGTATTCATCGTAAGCGGGGCCGACGGCTCCCATCTGCGGACCTACCTGCCCCCGGCCGCGGTCTCCTCCCAGTACTTCGGTATCTCCTTGGCGGCACTGGATGCGGATGGAGATGGCGTGACGGACTTGGCGGTGGGAGCACCTGGCTATTCAGTCGGAGCGGGCATGATTCGCATTCACTCCGGCCTTGATGGTTCCCTGATCACCATGGCCACCGGAGCAGCGAGCTCACAACTCGGTGGCGCGATCTCCAACGCCGGTGACCAGAACGGTGACGGGAAGGACGACCTCTATGCCGGTGCTTCCGGGGCGTCTTTCGGCCGCGGTGCCGTATATGTGATCTCCGGATCGGATGGCTCGGTGATCCGCACCATCGATTCGGACATTGGCTTCAGCC
This genomic interval from Luteolibacter rhizosphaerae contains the following:
- a CDS encoding RHS repeat-associated core domain-containing protein; translation: DWGGGVGGVLFTIRSGQRSYNAYNSRGDVVSTSGDSGTATWQTTYEAFGTRTAEDGSNAGRQRANTKDEDPTGLLNEGHRYRDLEAGVFISRDPAGFVDGPNVYAYVRQNPWSAFDPEGLFMQSFGDWAAEKFGAPPAPVAFMAKHSGKVTGTVHAINGAASFVPVLGKVADGLDAAVLAAEGDYTGAAVTAGGGKAGQLAAKGFKAASTAVKIASHAEDTAKALKVAATSADAAKTARNVTEESANLAETLSSGGQGLGFSYKQAANNTVRQFGGLKFRAVRDLGHVDDATLKAMQKHGFAAKTKNGDPIVLHHHQQNPAGPIIEMPAPNHSIGNTKQHPFGNQKGMGLTPEQRDAFNKTRVEYWKQRATDELNRRGN
- a CDS encoding SMI1/KNR4 family protein yields the protein MNQTTWQKLDEMFAEASFMRAEPVEESEVVEAARVFGFQLPEDYQQFVCRYGGATVGPFSIYGLRAADTMGPSEASAFEVTKRFRSEGWQGVADALVISADHSGNPVYLKPNGEIWITDHDFGGTSKIADHFEDYLLNKCLG
- a CDS encoding response regulator, whose product is MDTTRILIIDDEPDFTALLKANLEEVGNFEVMEVNDSSRALKAAKEFQPELCVIDVVMPGLDGGDVVAQFRADPELKDLAVVMLTALVEENPDTPDGETQTGGLPFVSKTSEFGTILSCIEKHIEESRDRSAAGSTSGSSEVWDIG
- a CDS encoding PAS domain-containing protein, which gives rise to MKIHPPAGGLVAAAAIFGGTVWLMTGPALTAGRISAGAVVLLAAGYLTGSRGRGGISGGGDESAVVRLAEINRELEGKLEQGRQSRDELEHYFEMLMANVPANIYFKDTKSRFLRVNQSMAAWVGRGHPEDLVGKTDHDLFGPEHADEARSVEMQIVKTGASITGLVEREIFPDGKVGWVLTNKMPFRDRAGHIIGTFGMSSDVSELVETQHILERERNMLRSLIDGFPDKIFARDLQRRYLVVNKAMADWVGAKSPEDMIGKTPADYFPEVVVRTGKEEDLRMVETGDPVLNREWHLELRKGDLHYFVTTKVLLHDADGKPWGIVGMDRDVTEQRRAQEKAIQAEQRMQEMIDNSPAVIAMKDLKGRYLMVNRGFEALFGLERKDVLGFTDHQLMADKAAADKFRKHDILVAERGEALQMDEELYVDNEPRTYVSMKFPLRDLRGELKAIGSISTDITDRKAAEQSMHRLNDDLIHANDDLRRAQEQLIQAEKMESVGRLAAGVAHEVKNPLAMIGMGIELLARRVPEEDVQGTETIERMKRGIDRAKKIVKGLVDYSSARQLSVEPKDITEVIGDALALVEYPLRQAHVKLIKELDSELPSVAVDATKMEQVLVNLMINAMHAMPEGGTLVVRAYSNILSGVRRDEGVRTAGHLREGDRVVRIEIDDTGTGIEEGNMSKLFDPFFTTKPTGTGTGLGLAVCRKIVDLHSGTLELENRPEGGVRASVTLKA
- a CDS encoding gamma carbonic anhydrase family protein, giving the protein MAIERYESYSPQIDPSAFIAASGDVIGRVKLGAESSVWYNATVRGDINEIVIGPRSNVQDSAVIHVSDDLPTIIGELVTVGHSAILHACTIKDEVLVGMGAIVLDGAVIGERSIIGAGALVTGGTVVPPGSLVLGSPAKVVRTLSPEEQEKVKVWAEKYVTQSKKYLARD